The sequence below is a genomic window from Lolium perenne isolate Kyuss_39 chromosome 7, Kyuss_2.0, whole genome shotgun sequence.
GGAGGAAACCCCAGTGATTCCTCGCGTCCGGCTCCGCACCCAGGGGCTGGAGGTGAGTCGATCAATCAATCATCTTCCCTTCTCTTTCAGTGTTGCTCTCACGCGCACCGAATAGACACCACCGTTGACCACATCGACCTCTACTATCAGCACCGGATAGACACCACCGTCCCCATAGAGGACACGGTCTGGCGCCTGTTCTTCATCTTGTTCATTGTGTAAACGATTGCTTGATTGGTGCGGTTGCTCACTGCAAGTCTGCAACTCTTGTACTGAAGATGGGTGAGCTGAAGAAGCTCGTGGAAGAAGGGAAGGTCAAGTACATTGGGCTATCCGAGGCGAGCCCCAACACCATCAGGCGTGCTCACACCGTGCACCCGATCTCCGCGGTGCAGATGGAGTGGTCCCTCTGGGCTCGCGACATTGAGCCTGAGATTGTGCCGCTCTGCAGGTGAATTCTGCATTGCAAATTCTACTTCCTAGCTTCCATAAATGACTGATAGTCCTGAATGATTTCATTGATTGTGTAAATAAACTGATTCTTCTGCTCTATGTACCCCCAGAGAATTGGGGATTGGAATTGTTCCTTACAGCCCGATTGGCCGCGGGTTTTTCGGTGGAAGAGTCACAGAACAAGTGACCGCTGAATCTAATCTGGTACCAATACAGCCAGTTGCTTGATCTGCAGCAGTCAGTTCTTTTCAGTTACTTAGGCTTGAcccctttttttttcctttgcagAAAGGGCATCCACGGTTTTCAGCAGAAAATCTGGTGAAGAACAAGCATCTGTACTTGAAAATGGAAGAACTAGCTAAGAAACACCACTGCAGCCCTGCTCAGCTAGCTTTAGCTTGGGTTCTGCATCAAGGGGATGATGTGGTTCCCATACCAGGTTAATGTTATGAACCCTTCGCATGTAATTGACAGCACATAGTGTTAAACATGTAGGGTGATATTATTGAGTTCTCAATGGCCATAGTAGGTCAAAACTGAATATATGCTTGCATGTGCTTTTTGATAGAAGTGAGTGTAGATGACACAAAGAGAGAGACATCTCGACTGCAATCCAAGCTTTCTCAGTGATGGTGGTCTTTTGCTCTACAGTATGCATGCCATGGTGTTAATTTTGAACTAACATTGAACTGAACTGTAAAATGTTTTGATACCTCCGAACATGGCCTAGTTTATCAACAAAGAGAACTCTCGTGTTTATTTTCACTTCCAAGTTTCAATCCCCAATCCTCAGTAGGCAAGTCCATATTTCCAGTAGACTGGCATTTAATCACTGACAGATATGCTATGCAATTTCTCAGGGACAACCAAGATCAAGAATCTGGAATCCAACATTGACTCCTTGAAGGTAGAGCTCACAGAAGATGACCTGAAAGAAATTAACAATCAGATACGTGAAGAAGATGTGGCCGGTGGAAGGAGTTATACTTCCTTTGCCCATGCCACCTGGAACTATGCAGACACACCAAAGAAGTAATACTACAAAAGATTTGACAGACAGTGATACATGAGAACAAAATGGTGCAGCATGTACCTTGTTAACGTTCCAAGCTATATAATGTAGTGCAAATAAGAAAAGTGCATTGTCTACAGGAACCATGTAAAATTATCTCTGCTGCTCGTATAACAGAAGACTGAGGCTGTAAGGAATACTTTGGCTCACAAGTTCCTCTTGAGTGAAAAAAATTTAAAATGTTTGAGAAAGTTTGCATGGTACAAACATGAAATATGTAAGAAAGATTGAACAGATAGAATAGCAGTGCCTGAATATAGGGGTGGGGGCAGATTGCTTAAAATTTTACCCTGACATGGCAGCACATATCTCAAACAAGCATCGAGTAGTAAATGGTTCTGCCGGACATTTGTCACTGTAAAATTTGTGCAGCATAGACAGTAAACTATGAAATCACAAAACGTTATCAGGTTTACTCTCATGAACACGATCCTTGTGCACATCTGACACCGTCAGCTCCACATGCTTTTGGTTCTCTTCCATAAGTAGAGGAGCTGCAGTAGCTTTCACAGACAGATGATTTCAGTCCAGTCCAATGACATATGACCCAAATTTCATTTAACACACTTTTATTATTTAATCCATCAAAGAGCCATCAGCCACTTGCATTAAGTTTTGCAGGCTTGCAGCCCACCTGAAAGTGTTATGCTGTATATATTTCTTCAAAACTGAACTTACACAAGGACCGCCTGCACTGGATAACCAGCAACTCTGGTGAGAATAGGTAAGTTCACAATGAAATGACTAAACCAGTGTTGATTATAGAAAATGCTAACCAGGTTGGTTAAGAGCCATTGATGAGCTCTAAGATCTAACAACCCAATAGATACCTGCCACTGACTCCATGTGAATGTCTTTGAAGGCCTGCCTGTTGCACTGTTTCCAGACAATCGATACTCCAGAAGAAGAGCAGGAGCATGGTACACCAGAGGCTTTTGTATCGA
It includes:
- the LOC127316062 gene encoding probable aldo-keto reductase 1, which translates into the protein MRLPGNNDDIELLADRGGEEEHNHVVAILSASWRVYLCCFWYGGSTSVLFLSAGHGGEGDDGMDVAALPCSKRRHKRVPKRCYGAASSSSTLLLTRFSSREAHQRGTHAGVTAPPLLLMADWQPFSWRTDFPRTKLSKGKSHHFRHDAGPTGTRLKEANNIKNKVINNKFQRASLSLTCFSFTLSSGSKGGSQTRRYGGNPSDSSRPAPHPGAGGESINQSSSLLFQCCSHAHRIDTTVDHIDLYYQHRIDTTVPIEDTMGELKKLVEEGKVKYIGLSEASPNTIRRAHTVHPISAVQMEWSLWARDIEPEIVPLCRELGIGIVPYSPIGRGFFGGRVTEQVTAESNLKGHPRFSAENLVKNKHLYLKMEELAKKHHCSPAQLALAWVLHQGDDVVPIPGTTKIKNLESNIDSLKVELTEDDLKEINNQIREEDVAGGRSYTSFAHATWNYADTPKK